The following are encoded together in the Juglans microcarpa x Juglans regia isolate MS1-56 chromosome 2D, Jm3101_v1.0, whole genome shotgun sequence genome:
- the LOC121248056 gene encoding probable indole-3-pyruvate monooxygenase YUCCA10 — METVAVLIVGAGPSGLAISACLTLHSIPFIILEREDCYASLWKKRTYDRLSLHLAKEFCHLPFAKHPRTAKTYIPKDAFLRYIDDYVSHFKINPRYHRSVESAELDKVQGKWRIEAHNIIDEKMEVYFANFLVIASGENSEGYIPDIPGLDGFQGEIVHSSHYKSGLKYQNKDVLVVGCGNSGMEVAYDLSNYHARTFIVVRSPFHVLTKGIVHLGMSLLKWFSVDAVDKVTLLLARFIYGNLSKYGIHQPKLGPFVQKVLTGRSPVIDVGTVKKIKSGEIKVLPGISRINGNNVVFDDSKEIKFDAIVFATGYKSTVTRWLKDYKYIMNEDGMPKESFPSHWKGENGLHCAGFSRRGLSGITTDAMAIADDIYKVYTSKK, encoded by the exons ATGGAAACTGTCGCAGTACTGATCGTAGGAGCCGGGCCTTCTGGCCTCGCAATTTCAGCTTGCTTGACCCTTCACTCCATACCCTTTAtcattcttgagagagaagatTGTTACGCTTCTCTTTGGAAGAAGAGAACCTATGATCGCTTAAGTCTCCATTTGGCCAAAGAATTTTGCCACTTACCTTTTGCGAAACACCCCAGAACAGCAAAAACTTATATCCCGAAGGATGCTTTTCTTCGATACATAGATGATTACGTCTCCCATTTCAAAATTAACCCTCGCTACCACCGCTCTGTTGAATCTGCCGAGCTTGACAAAGTTCAAGGGAAATGGCGGATTGAGGCTCACAACATCATAGATGAGAAGATGGAAGTTTATTTTGCGAATTTCTTGGTGATTGCGTCTGGTGAGAATAGTGAGGGTTACATTCCTGATATACCCGGTTTGGATGGCTTTCAGGGAGAGATAGTACATTCCAGCCATTACAAATCGGGTTTGAAATATCAAAACAAGGACGTTTTGGTTGTTGGATGTGGTAACTCTGGAATGGAGGTTGCTTATGATCTCTCCAATTACCATGCCCGAACATTCATTGTAGTTCGAAGTCCT TTTCACGTGCTCACCAAAGGAATAGTGCATCTAGGAATGTCTCTACTGAAATGGTTTTCAGTTGACGCGGTGGATAAAGTGACCTTGTTGCTGGCAAGATTCATATATGGCAACCTATCCAAGTATGGGATTCATCAACCAAAATTAGGCCCTTTCGTTCAAAAAGTCTTAACTGGAAGATCTCCTGTCATCGATGTTGGGACTGTCAAAAAGATCAAATCAGGAGAGATAAAG GTTCTCCCGGGGATCTCGAGAattaatggaaacaatgtggTGTTCGATGATAGCAAGGAAATAAAGTTTGATGCGATAGTTTTCGCGACTGGTTATAAAAGCACGGTTACTCGTTGGCTTAAG gattataaatatattatgaatgAGGATGGAATGCCAAAAGAGAGTTTCCCATCTCACTGGAAGGGAGAGAATGGCCTGCATTGTGCTGGTTTTTCAAGGAGAGGACTTTCTGGAATAACTACGGATGCAATGGCTATAGCCGACGATATTTACAAGGTTTATACCAGCAAAAAGTAG
- the LOC121249263 gene encoding chitinase 2-like: MHNLDGNKVVMEYIGATGIPVTFDPVPINDGIDFHFILSFAIDADPSGNAQNGKFSPYWAATLTPDSVAALKARHHPNVIKALASLSGWSLGKKVLRWYDPKDTQLWISNAFKSLRSIITTYHLDGIDIDYENFQKGNSTFAFCIGELISMLKNQSLISVATMAPFYTTARPYIELFNKYGGFIDFVNHQFYTDKVRSPQGYFQAFRLRATQFGRDKLLPSYEVNGRGIQGDAFFEALDLLKKNGFDVNGIMIFSADASASNNYYHERKSQDFLLDSTIV, encoded by the coding sequence ATGCATAATCTAGATGGGAATAAGGTGGTGATGGAGTATATAGGAGCCACGGGCATTCCAGTTACATTCGATCCTGTTCCCATCAACGATGGCATCGACTTCCATTTCATACTCAGCTTTGCAATCGATGCAGACCCCTCAGGCAATGCCCAAAACGGAAAATTCTCACCATATTGGGCAGCCACATTGACACCAGACTCAGTTGCAGCTCTCAAGGCTCGCCACCACCCCAACGTCATCAAAGCCTTAGCCAGCCTCTCCGGTTGGAGCCTCGGCAAAAAAGTCCTGCGTTGGTACGACCCCAAAGACACTCAACTCTGGATATCCAATGCTTTCAAATCCCTCCGATCCATTATTACCACTTACCATCTTGATGGCATCGACATTGACTATGAAAACTTCCAAAAAGGCAACTCAACCTTTGCTTTCTGCATTGGGGAGCTCATTTCCATGTTGAAGAACCAAAGCTTGATTTCTGTAGCCACCATGGCACCCTTTTATACCACTGCTCGACCCTACATCGAGCTCTTCAATAAGTATGGAGGTTTCATTGACTTCGTTAATCATCAGTTCTATACCGATAAGGTTAGATCCCCGCAAGGGTACTTTCAAGCCTTTAGGCTTCGAGCTACGCAATTTGGCAGAGATAAGTTGCTGCCTAGCTATGAAGTCAATGGAAGAGGAATTCAAGGGGATGCCTTTTTCGAGGCTTTGGATCTTCTGAAGAAGAATGGATTTGATGTTAACGGGATCATGATCTTCTCGGCTGATGCTTCTGCCTCCAATAACTACTACCATGAGAGGAAATCCCAAGATTTCTTGCTTGACTCTACTATCGTGtaa